One window of the uncultured Paludibaculum sp. genome contains the following:
- a CDS encoding glycoside hydrolase family 172 protein yields the protein MKSFQRRGFFQGALAALGIGAVPVAAQAQPQPKPGRTDFLPEYCRAQNYRSLKQSSHDTTGGNSDRWPITPGQTLEIFNQKGPGVVSHIWFTIAAQGPLHLKELVLRAYWDGSDKPSIETPIGDFFGLNLGDYVLYESEYLACSPGKSLNCYFAMPYRTSARMTVTNEGTRDVGSFYSNIDFQSVDALPADALYFHASYRQATPNVAQQLPNSKNPDGKTNFVYCETRGRGHLMGVTLGVVQNKEAWMGEGDDMIFVDDESKPLIIGTGSEDYFLGSWNFGGRENAKAFAYHQYGAPLIQSPERVGGRYCLYRFHGDNPVTFTKYLKHTMEHGHANDRGDCFYSCCYWYQDKPTTELPAMPAMKDRLPKVVSA from the coding sequence ATGAAGAGTTTTCAGCGGCGTGGATTCTTTCAGGGCGCGCTGGCGGCGCTGGGCATCGGTGCGGTGCCGGTGGCCGCGCAGGCACAGCCGCAGCCAAAGCCCGGGCGGACAGATTTTCTGCCGGAGTATTGCCGGGCGCAGAACTACCGGTCGTTGAAGCAGTCGAGCCACGACACGACCGGGGGCAACTCCGACCGCTGGCCCATCACGCCGGGACAGACGTTGGAGATCTTCAATCAGAAGGGGCCGGGCGTGGTGTCGCACATCTGGTTCACCATCGCGGCGCAGGGACCTCTGCATTTGAAGGAGCTGGTTCTGCGGGCCTACTGGGACGGCAGCGACAAGCCGAGCATCGAGACGCCCATCGGCGACTTCTTCGGGCTGAACCTGGGTGACTATGTGCTCTATGAGAGTGAGTACCTGGCGTGTTCACCGGGCAAGTCGCTGAACTGCTATTTCGCGATGCCGTACCGCACATCGGCGCGCATGACAGTGACGAACGAAGGGACGCGCGACGTGGGTTCGTTCTATTCGAACATCGATTTCCAGTCGGTGGACGCGCTGCCAGCCGATGCCCTCTACTTCCATGCGTCGTACCGGCAGGCCACGCCCAACGTGGCGCAGCAGTTGCCCAATAGCAAGAATCCCGATGGCAAGACGAACTTCGTCTACTGCGAAACGCGCGGTCGAGGGCATCTGATGGGCGTGACGCTGGGTGTCGTTCAGAATAAGGAGGCATGGATGGGCGAAGGCGACGACATGATCTTCGTCGACGATGAGAGCAAGCCGTTGATCATCGGCACGGGTTCGGAAGACTACTTCCTGGGGAGCTGGAACTTCGGCGGGCGTGAGAACGCGAAGGCATTCGCCTACCACCAGTACGGTGCGCCGCTGATTCAGAGTCCAGAGCGTGTGGGTGGCCGCTATTGTCTCTATCGCTTCCATGGCGATAATCCGGTGACGTTTACCAAATATCTGAAGCACACGATGGAACATGGCCATGCCAACGATCGCGGCGACTGTTTCTACAGTTGCTGCTACTGGTATCAGGACAAGCCCACGACCGAACTCCCGGCCATGCCGGCGATGAAGGACCGTCTGCCGAAAGTGGTGTCCGCATGA